A window of the Streptomyces sp. NBC_00454 genome harbors these coding sequences:
- a CDS encoding zinc-dependent alcohol dehydrogenase family protein gives MKALVFQGPGRTAWQEVPEPGIKDPADVIVRVDAVTICGTDLHIVKGDLPEVTPGRVLGHEAVGTVVECGGDVRTVRPGDRVLVSCISSCGRCRFCRESRYGQCRGGGGWVLGHTIDGTQAEYVRVPFADLSVYPLPSTVDSADAVLLADIFPTAYEVGVLNGNVRPGDTVVIVGAGPVGLAAIATARLYSPARVIAVDLAPSRLAKARELGADAVVSAAEEPGMLVGDLTDGLGADVVMEAVGAPETFEMCTRMVRPGGRVANIGVHGKPATLHLEDLWIKDVTITTGLVDTCSTPMLLRMLAAGRLPTSSLITHRFELGQMEEAYEVFSRAGETGALKVVLGGPRHDDPAVSNPTRVQKA, from the coding sequence ATGAAGGCACTCGTCTTCCAGGGACCGGGGCGCACCGCGTGGCAGGAGGTGCCGGAGCCGGGCATCAAGGATCCCGCCGACGTGATCGTGCGGGTCGACGCGGTGACGATCTGCGGTACGGACCTGCACATCGTCAAGGGTGACCTGCCGGAGGTGACTCCCGGCCGGGTACTCGGGCACGAGGCCGTGGGCACGGTGGTGGAGTGCGGCGGTGACGTCCGCACGGTGCGGCCCGGCGACCGGGTGCTGGTCTCCTGCATCTCCTCGTGCGGCCGGTGTCGGTTCTGCCGTGAGAGCCGCTACGGGCAGTGCCGCGGGGGCGGTGGCTGGGTACTCGGCCACACCATCGACGGAACCCAGGCCGAGTACGTCCGCGTGCCGTTCGCCGACCTCTCCGTGTACCCACTGCCGAGCACGGTCGACAGCGCCGACGCCGTCCTGCTCGCGGACATCTTCCCCACTGCCTACGAGGTGGGAGTGCTGAACGGGAACGTGCGGCCCGGGGACACCGTCGTCATTGTCGGCGCCGGCCCCGTAGGACTCGCGGCCATCGCTACGGCCCGGTTGTACTCGCCGGCCCGTGTCATCGCCGTGGACCTCGCACCGTCCCGGCTGGCGAAGGCCCGTGAGCTGGGAGCGGACGCGGTCGTGAGCGCGGCCGAGGAACCGGGAATGCTCGTGGGCGACCTGACCGACGGTCTCGGCGCGGACGTCGTCATGGAGGCCGTCGGAGCGCCCGAGACCTTCGAGATGTGCACCCGCATGGTCCGCCCGGGCGGCCGGGTCGCGAACATCGGTGTCCACGGCAAGCCCGCGACCCTGCACCTCGAAGACCTGTGGATCAAAGACGTCACCATCACCACCGGGCTCGTGGACACCTGCTCCACGCCGATGCTGCTGCGCATGCTGGCGGCCGGCCGGCTGCCGACCTCGTCGCTGATCACCCATCGTTTCGAGCTGGGACAGATGGAAGAGGCGTACGAGGTGTTCTCCCGTGCCGGTGAGACGGGCGCGCTGAAGGTCGTGCTGGGCGGGCCGCGCCACGACGACCCGGCCGTATCGAACCCGACGCGCGTCCAGAAGGCATGA
- a CDS encoding slipin family protein, translating to MEVLIFALIAMAVVALIGLPMALKIVKQYEQGVLFRFGRLTGTRAPGLRVIVPFADVLHRVSLRIVTMPIQSQGIITRDNVSVDVSAVAYFRVVDAVKSVIAIENVGAAINQIAQTTLRKVVGQHTLDETLSETDRINLGIREILDVTTAEWGVEVTLVELKDIQLPDSMKRAMARQAEAEREKRAKIINAEGESLAAAALGDASDTMMAHPLALQLRNLQSLVEIGVDKNTTVVFPAPLMSTIGELGAFLARETAAATLQTPRATEITTPLPSPSPPNGARAVKTM from the coding sequence ATGGAAGTCCTGATCTTCGCGCTGATCGCCATGGCCGTGGTTGCCCTGATAGGGCTGCCGATGGCCCTGAAGATCGTCAAGCAGTACGAGCAGGGCGTGCTGTTCCGCTTCGGCCGGCTCACCGGGACCCGCGCGCCGGGCCTGCGGGTCATCGTGCCGTTCGCGGACGTCCTGCACCGGGTGTCCTTGCGGATCGTCACCATGCCCATCCAGTCCCAGGGCATCATCACCCGGGACAACGTCAGCGTCGACGTCTCCGCCGTCGCCTACTTCCGCGTCGTCGACGCCGTGAAATCGGTCATCGCCATCGAGAACGTGGGCGCGGCCATCAATCAGATCGCCCAGACCACCCTGCGCAAGGTCGTCGGGCAGCACACCCTCGACGAAACCCTGTCGGAGACCGACCGCATCAATCTCGGCATCCGCGAGATCCTCGATGTCACCACCGCCGAATGGGGCGTCGAGGTCACCCTGGTCGAACTGAAGGACATCCAGCTGCCCGACAGCATGAAGCGCGCGATGGCCCGCCAGGCCGAGGCCGAACGGGAGAAGAGGGCCAAGATCATCAACGCGGAGGGCGAGTCGCTGGCCGCCGCCGCGCTCGGCGACGCCTCCGACACCATGATGGCCCACCCCCTCGCCCTGCAACTGCGCAACCTGCAGAGCCTCGTGGAGATCGGCGTGGACAAGAACACCACCGTGGTCTTCCCCGCCCCGCTCATGAGCACCATCGGCGAACTCGGCGCCTTCCTCGCCCGCGAGACCGCGGCCGCGACACTCCAGACACCGCGTGCGACGGAGATCACCACTCCGCTCCCCAGCCCGTCCCCGCCGAACGGAGCGCGAGCGGTCAAGACCATGTGA
- a CDS encoding CBS domain-containing protein — protein sequence MKHAKVGFLMTDEVVSVLGRTPSADVAALLVEHEISGVPVLDADERVLGVISRTDLLVQDHLTAEDLMTAPAVTVHAEQTVTEAARLITRRGVTRLPVVDEEDRLVGIVTRRDLLRVFLRPDHEIHRVLVEDVLAETMGIGADAVSVRVVDGVVTLDGRLPRSSQIPVALRLAGQLDGVVAVIDQLTAYSNDTRTRTAAPDHPR from the coding sequence ATGAAGCACGCCAAGGTCGGCTTCCTGATGACCGACGAGGTCGTCTCGGTCCTCGGGAGGACTCCGTCCGCGGACGTGGCCGCGCTGCTCGTCGAGCACGAGATCAGCGGCGTACCGGTTCTGGACGCGGACGAGCGCGTCCTCGGAGTCATTTCGCGGACCGATCTGCTCGTCCAAGACCACCTCACCGCTGAAGACTTGATGACCGCGCCGGCCGTCACGGTCCACGCCGAACAGACCGTCACCGAGGCCGCCCGCCTCATTACCCGACGCGGGGTGACGCGGCTGCCGGTCGTCGACGAGGAGGACCGCCTGGTCGGCATCGTGACCCGCCGGGACCTGCTCCGCGTGTTTCTGCGCCCGGACCACGAGATACACCGGGTGCTGGTCGAGGACGTGCTGGCGGAAACGATGGGTATCGGTGCCGATGCCGTGAGCGTGCGTGTCGTGGACGGGGTCGTCACCTTGGACGGCCGACTGCCCAGGAGCAGCCAGATTCCCGTCGCGCTCCGGCTCGCGGGACAGTTGGACGGTGTGGTCGCGGTCATCGACCAGCTCACGGCTTACTCCAACGACACCCGCACCCGCACCGCTGCGCCGGATCATCCCCGCTGA
- a CDS encoding GAF domain-containing sensor histidine kinase — MVGDDRDASASRIPQPGLDALQEQITDARDTRDRLTGLLKAVMSLGQELDLAQVLRGIVEAAVVLVDAEYGALGVVGDDEKLAEFLPVGISDQLRAQIGALPTGHGLLGELIRHPRPLRLGDLSEHAASAGFPEHHPPMRSFLGVPIRVRDEVFGNLYLTEKRGGKGFDAEDEGVLSTLAVAAGVAVDNARLYEEVRLRERWLAASSDFTSALLSGSSEIEVLEGMLERARDIISADMCVFYQVGPGGELRGSLALGEGAEAHRGIVLPGSEGILAAVVLARDGLITLADVATDARAAAQPDTWTGFGPAVAVTVGTRAKLRGVLMLARCTGRPAFAGAEVAPLPGFAGQAALALELADRRRDTEKVSLLADRDRIARDLHDLAIQRLFATGMTLQSAQRFVEHPEASERLSRSIDDLDETIKIIRSTIFGLRDHEAAGSTPRLRVRAVRAVGEAAALLGFAPALRMEGLIDTDVPAPAADDVVAVLGEALTNVARHARAARVEVAIVLADGVLEVTVSDDGVGVADGGRRSGLRNLAERAEARGGGLSVSPRPDGAGTRLDWRIPIGPARQDPKETT; from the coding sequence ATGGTCGGGGACGATCGGGATGCTTCGGCGAGCCGGATTCCGCAGCCGGGGCTGGACGCGCTCCAGGAACAGATCACCGACGCGCGGGATACCCGTGACCGGTTGACGGGCCTGCTCAAGGCGGTCATGTCGCTGGGGCAGGAGCTGGACCTGGCCCAGGTGCTGCGCGGCATCGTGGAGGCCGCAGTGGTCCTCGTGGACGCGGAGTACGGTGCGCTGGGCGTGGTGGGGGACGACGAGAAACTCGCCGAGTTCCTCCCGGTGGGCATCAGCGACCAGCTCCGGGCGCAGATCGGGGCCCTGCCCACCGGACACGGACTGCTGGGCGAGCTGATCAGGCACCCGCGGCCGCTGCGCCTGGGAGATCTCTCGGAGCATGCGGCCTCCGCCGGGTTTCCGGAGCACCACCCGCCGATGCGCTCCTTCCTCGGCGTACCGATCCGGGTCCGGGACGAAGTGTTCGGCAACCTCTACCTGACGGAGAAGCGGGGCGGGAAGGGCTTCGACGCGGAGGACGAGGGCGTCTTGTCCACCCTCGCGGTTGCCGCCGGCGTCGCCGTGGACAACGCCCGCCTGTACGAGGAGGTCCGGCTCCGGGAGCGCTGGCTGGCGGCCAGCTCCGATTTCACGAGCGCGCTGCTGTCCGGCTCCTCCGAGATCGAGGTGCTGGAGGGCATGCTGGAGCGGGCCCGGGACATCATCTCGGCCGACATGTGCGTTTTCTACCAGGTGGGGCCCGGCGGCGAGCTGCGCGGCTCGCTGGCCCTGGGGGAGGGCGCCGAAGCACACCGCGGGATCGTGCTGCCCGGCAGCGAGGGCATCCTGGCCGCCGTCGTCCTGGCGCGGGACGGACTGATCACCTTGGCAGATGTGGCCACCGACGCCCGGGCCGCGGCGCAGCCGGACACGTGGACGGGCTTCGGGCCGGCCGTGGCGGTCACGGTGGGCACGAGGGCGAAGCTGCGGGGCGTGCTGATGCTGGCACGGTGTACGGGGCGGCCGGCGTTCGCGGGGGCCGAGGTCGCGCCCCTGCCGGGCTTCGCGGGGCAGGCGGCCCTGGCGCTGGAGCTGGCCGACCGGCGCCGGGACACCGAGAAGGTGAGCCTCCTGGCGGACCGTGACCGGATCGCCCGCGACCTGCACGATCTGGCGATCCAGCGGCTCTTCGCCACGGGAATGACCTTGCAGAGCGCGCAGCGCTTCGTGGAGCACCCCGAGGCGTCCGAGCGGCTGAGCCGGTCGATCGACGACCTGGACGAGACGATCAAGATCATCCGGTCGACGATCTTCGGACTCCGCGACCACGAGGCGGCAGGCAGTACCCCGAGACTCCGGGTCCGCGCGGTTCGGGCCGTGGGTGAGGCGGCGGCGCTGCTCGGGTTCGCGCCCGCCCTGCGCATGGAGGGGCTGATCGACACCGATGTGCCGGCCCCGGCCGCCGACGACGTGGTAGCCGTGCTCGGAGAGGCCCTGACCAACGTGGCCCGGCACGCGCGGGCGGCGCGGGTGGAGGTCGCGATCGTCCTGGCGGACGGCGTGCTGGAAGTAACGGTGAGTGACGACGGCGTGGGTGTCGCGGACGGTGGCCGTCGCAGCGGTCTGCGCAACCTCGCGGAGCGCGCCGAGGCCCGCGGGGGCGGGCTGTCCGTCTCACCGCGCCCGGACGGTGCCGGAACGCGTCTGGACTGGCGGATCCCGATCGGACCTGCCCGGCAAGATCCGAAAGAGACGACCTAG
- a CDS encoding response regulator encodes MSDAPAASPAPIRVFLLDDHEVVRRGLHDLLDSEPDIEVVGEAATAAQALARGPALRPDVAVLDVRLPDSDGITVCRELRSRMPDLACLMLTSFDDEDALLDAIMAGAAGYVLKQIKGSDLVAAVRTVATGQSMLDPATTARLMSSLRDPTAGKPPGDERLTVLSERERAVLELIGEGLTNRQIGKRLFLSEKTVKNHISRLLAKLGVERRVQAAVIAAEVREHDETGR; translated from the coding sequence ATGTCCGATGCACCAGCTGCCTCCCCGGCCCCCATCCGGGTGTTCCTCCTCGACGACCACGAGGTCGTCCGGCGCGGACTGCACGACCTGCTGGACTCCGAGCCGGACATCGAGGTGGTGGGTGAGGCGGCGACGGCCGCACAGGCCCTGGCCCGGGGGCCGGCGCTGCGGCCCGACGTCGCTGTGCTCGACGTACGGCTGCCCGACAGCGACGGCATCACCGTCTGCCGTGAGCTGCGCTCGCGCATGCCGGATCTCGCCTGTCTCATGCTGACGTCCTTCGACGACGAGGACGCCCTGCTCGACGCCATCATGGCGGGCGCCGCCGGGTACGTACTGAAGCAGATCAAGGGCTCCGACCTGGTCGCCGCCGTCCGCACGGTGGCGACGGGCCAGTCGATGCTCGACCCCGCGACGACGGCCCGTCTGATGAGCTCGCTCCGGGACCCGACCGCCGGGAAGCCGCCCGGGGACGAGCGACTGACGGTGCTCTCCGAGCGCGAGCGAGCCGTACTCGAGCTGATCGGCGAGGGCCTCACCAACCGTCAGATCGGCAAACGCCTCTTCCTCTCCGAGAAGACGGTCAAGAACCACATCTCACGGCTGCTCGCCAAGCTGGGCGTCGAACGCCGCGTGCAGGCCGCTGTCATCGCCGCCGAGGTGCGCGAGCACGACGAGACCGGCCGCTAG
- a CDS encoding Crp/Fnr family transcriptional regulator, giving the protein MSTSSFHRLSSSPDVFSRALSPEHRASLLALAHEADFPAGTRLFNQGGHAGRFWVLRSGNVGMDVHVPGRQAAVVETVGPGELVGWSWLFRPYTWHFGAEAMTPVRTDEFDAAAVRALMDADPALTSAIWHWVGQVLAHRLISAEIRLLDLYAPHGSGSRI; this is encoded by the coding sequence ATGAGCACCTCTTCCTTCCACAGGCTCAGCTCCTCCCCCGATGTCTTCTCCCGCGCCCTGTCCCCGGAGCACCGCGCCAGCCTGTTGGCCCTGGCCCACGAGGCGGATTTCCCCGCCGGCACGCGACTGTTCAACCAGGGCGGGCACGCCGGCCGGTTCTGGGTCCTCCGGTCGGGCAACGTGGGCATGGACGTGCACGTACCCGGCAGGCAGGCCGCGGTGGTCGAAACGGTCGGCCCCGGCGAGCTCGTCGGCTGGTCCTGGCTGTTCCGTCCCTACACCTGGCACTTCGGCGCCGAGGCCATGACGCCGGTGCGCACCGACGAGTTCGATGCCGCCGCCGTGCGGGCGCTGATGGATGCCGATCCCGCGCTCACCTCCGCAATCTGGCACTGGGTGGGGCAGGTGCTCGCCCACCGGCTGATCTCCGCCGAGATCCGGCTGCTCGACCTGTACGCACCCCACGGCAGCGGAAGCCGCATCTGA
- a CDS encoding phosphoketolase, with protein MTTTYRIAELDAHWRAANYLAVGQIYLLDNPLLAEPLRPEHIKPRLLGHWGTAPGLNLVHTHLNRVIKERSLEALCVWGPGHGGAAVLANSWLEGTYTETYPDIGRDADGMRRLFRQFSFPGGVPSHVAPETPGSVHEGGELGYSLAHAYGAAFDHPGLLVACVIGDGEAETGPLAASWHSNKFLDPVHDGAVLPILHLNGYKIANPTVLSRIPEQELDALLRGYGHEPLYVSGSDPALVHPAMAGAMDRALDRIHAIQREARGAGTDPGAERARWPMIVLRTPKGWTGPATVDGQPVEGTWRAHQVPLAEVRENPDHLRQLETWMRSYRPEELFDAEGRPVSSALTCVPEGERRLGASPYANGGRLLRSLPLPGLDAWAVTVEKPGSTLHEPTRVLGRYLAQVMRDTAGRRDFRVVGPDETASNHLDDLYDVTGKAWQGSTEPTDQNLSRDGRVMEILSEHVCQGWLEGYLLTGRHGLFSTYEAFAHIVDSMVGQHIKWLKNACTLSWRAPVASLNYLLTSHVWRQDSNGFSHQDPGFVDHVLNKSPDVVRVYLPPDANTLLAVADHALRSRDRVNVIVAGKQPCFDWLPIGEARAHVARGAGVWDWAGTDHGSREPDVVLACAGDVPTMEVLAASALLREHLPSLAVRVVNVVDIARLMPHEEHPHGMTDTEYNALFTIDKPVVFAYHGYPWLIHRLAYRRTGHAQLHVRGYKESGTTTTPFDMVVRNDLDRYRLVMDVIDRVPGLAGRAAALRQSMCDQRIRHHDWIRAHGTDLPEVADWSWPY; from the coding sequence ATGACCACCACGTACCGGATCGCCGAGCTGGACGCGCACTGGCGCGCCGCGAACTACCTGGCCGTCGGCCAGATCTACCTCCTGGACAACCCGCTGCTCGCCGAGCCGCTGCGGCCCGAGCACATCAAGCCGCGGCTGCTCGGCCACTGGGGCACCGCCCCCGGCCTGAACCTCGTCCACACCCACCTGAACCGGGTGATCAAGGAGCGTTCACTGGAGGCCCTGTGCGTCTGGGGACCCGGCCACGGAGGGGCAGCCGTACTCGCCAACTCCTGGCTGGAGGGCACGTACACCGAGACCTACCCGGACATCGGCCGGGACGCGGACGGGATGCGCAGGCTGTTCCGCCAGTTCTCCTTCCCCGGCGGCGTACCGAGTCACGTAGCGCCGGAAACGCCGGGCTCCGTCCACGAGGGCGGCGAGCTCGGCTACTCGCTGGCCCACGCGTACGGGGCCGCCTTCGACCATCCCGGTCTGCTGGTGGCCTGCGTCATCGGCGACGGCGAGGCGGAGACGGGGCCGCTGGCCGCCTCCTGGCACTCGAACAAGTTCCTGGACCCGGTCCACGACGGCGCCGTCCTGCCGATCCTGCACCTCAACGGATACAAGATCGCCAATCCGACCGTGCTGTCGCGGATCCCGGAGCAGGAGCTCGACGCACTGCTGCGCGGCTACGGGCACGAGCCCCTCTACGTCTCCGGCAGCGACCCCGCCCTCGTCCACCCGGCCATGGCCGGAGCCATGGACCGGGCCCTCGACCGCATCCACGCCATCCAGCGGGAAGCGCGGGGCGCAGGCACGGATCCGGGCGCTGAGCGTGCGCGCTGGCCGATGATCGTCCTGCGGACCCCCAAGGGGTGGACGGGTCCCGCGACCGTCGACGGCCAACCCGTCGAGGGCACCTGGCGGGCGCACCAGGTGCCGCTCGCCGAGGTCCGCGAGAACCCCGATCATCTGCGGCAGCTGGAGACCTGGATGCGTTCCTACCGGCCGGAGGAGCTCTTCGACGCCGAGGGCCGTCCGGTGTCCTCCGCGCTGACCTGCGTACCGGAGGGGGAGCGCCGCCTGGGCGCGAGCCCGTACGCCAACGGCGGCCGACTACTGCGCTCGCTCCCGCTGCCCGGGCTCGACGCGTGGGCCGTCACCGTGGAGAAGCCCGGGAGCACCCTGCACGAGCCGACCCGCGTCCTGGGCCGCTACCTCGCGCAGGTCATGAGGGACACCGCCGGACGGCGGGACTTCCGGGTCGTCGGACCGGACGAGACGGCGAGCAACCACCTCGACGACCTGTACGACGTCACCGGCAAGGCCTGGCAGGGCAGCACGGAGCCCACCGACCAGAACCTGTCCCGGGACGGCCGGGTCATGGAGATCCTTTCCGAGCACGTGTGCCAGGGCTGGCTGGAGGGGTACCTCCTCACCGGCCGCCACGGCCTGTTCTCCACGTACGAGGCCTTCGCCCACATCGTCGACTCCATGGTCGGCCAGCACATCAAATGGCTGAAGAACGCCTGCACGCTGAGCTGGCGCGCGCCCGTCGCGTCCCTCAACTACCTGCTCACCTCGCACGTCTGGCGCCAGGACAGCAACGGCTTCTCCCACCAGGACCCCGGATTCGTCGACCACGTCCTCAACAAGAGCCCGGACGTCGTACGGGTCTACCTGCCGCCGGACGCCAACACCCTCCTTGCGGTGGCCGATCACGCCCTGCGCAGCCGTGACCGGGTGAACGTGATCGTCGCGGGCAAGCAGCCCTGCTTCGACTGGCTGCCCATCGGGGAGGCCCGCGCGCACGTGGCTCGCGGCGCCGGAGTCTGGGACTGGGCGGGGACCGACCACGGCTCCCGCGAGCCGGACGTCGTGCTCGCCTGCGCCGGCGACGTACCCACCATGGAGGTCCTGGCCGCCTCGGCCCTGCTCCGCGAGCACCTCCCCTCGCTGGCCGTCCGGGTCGTCAACGTCGTGGACATCGCCCGGCTGATGCCCCACGAGGAGCACCCGCACGGCATGACCGACACCGAGTACAACGCCCTCTTCACCATCGACAAGCCGGTGGTCTTCGCCTACCACGGCTATCCGTGGCTCATCCACCGCCTCGCCTACCGCCGGACCGGCCACGCCCAGCTGCACGTCCGCGGCTACAAGGAGTCCGGGACCACCACCACCCCCTTCGACATGGTCGTCCGCAACGACCTCGACCGGTACCGGCTCGTCATGGACGTCATCGACCGCGTCCCCGGACTCGCCGGCCGCGCAGCGGCCCTGCGCCAGAGCATGTGCGACCAGCGGATCCGCCACCACGATTGGATCCGCGCCCACGGAACCGACCTGCCGGAGGTCGCCGACTGGTCCTGGCCCTACTGA
- a CDS encoding helix-turn-helix domain-containing protein produces the protein MGETTADTSPIKVPAARGDLGRRVTARREELGLTREELGERCGAAESYIAYVEERAAAPSMGMLVGLADGLGTTVAELTGRTTDSPPGMGTAMRDSESTVLSGAECLRLLSTHGIGRVGFSGMEGLAVFPVNYVVVGDEIAFRTAADSRLAEAAGTEVAFEVDHIDDAMREGWSVMAVGEVSGVTDGARVSHLYSVARSLPWAGGPRTHWMSIAPTRISGRRVGSG, from the coding sequence ATGGGAGAAACCACGGCAGATACGTCCCCGATCAAGGTTCCGGCTGCCCGTGGCGACCTCGGACGACGTGTGACCGCCCGCCGAGAAGAGCTGGGGCTCACGCGTGAAGAACTCGGGGAGCGTTGCGGGGCCGCCGAGTCGTACATCGCCTATGTGGAGGAGCGGGCGGCGGCGCCCAGCATGGGCATGCTCGTCGGTCTCGCGGACGGGCTGGGGACCACCGTTGCCGAGCTGACCGGGAGAACGACCGACAGTCCCCCCGGCATGGGGACCGCGATGCGGGATTCCGAGTCGACGGTGCTGAGCGGAGCCGAGTGCCTCCGCCTGCTCTCCACCCACGGCATCGGCCGGGTCGGGTTCTCCGGCATGGAAGGACTTGCCGTCTTTCCCGTCAACTATGTCGTTGTAGGAGACGAGATCGCGTTCCGTACGGCGGCCGACTCGCGGCTCGCCGAGGCAGCCGGGACCGAGGTCGCCTTCGAGGTGGACCACATCGACGACGCGATGCGGGAGGGCTGGAGCGTCATGGCTGTCGGCGAGGTGTCCGGTGTCACGGACGGGGCACGCGTCAGCCACCTGTATTCCGTCGCCCGCTCGCTGCCCTGGGCCGGCGGACCCCGTACGCACTGGATGTCCATAGCTCCCACCCGGATCAGCGGCCGCCGTGTGGGTTCCGGGTGA
- a CDS encoding HAD-IA family hydrolase, with the protein MSAPHAVVFDTDGVLLDSALLHAAAWKTAFDSCLDAWAASGNGRQPPFDAEREYRQWVDGKPRLDGANSFLNSRGIDLPTGSPDDAPGDDTVWAVAACKEAAFVRTLESGAVEAFTDVAPALARLRAHGVYCAAVSASRHARPLLGSASLLSYFDTVVDGTDAAELGLAGKPDPALFLEASVRLGMDPARCAVVEDALAGVEAGRRGHFGLVIGLDRATSPATAGALRERGADLVAAELLTVADLVCGAGP; encoded by the coding sequence GTGAGCGCCCCGCATGCCGTTGTGTTCGACACCGACGGGGTGCTCCTCGACTCGGCCCTGCTGCACGCAGCGGCCTGGAAGACCGCCTTCGACAGCTGTCTGGACGCCTGGGCCGCGTCCGGGAACGGGAGACAGCCGCCCTTCGACGCGGAACGTGAGTACCGCCAGTGGGTCGACGGCAAGCCCCGGCTGGACGGGGCGAACTCCTTCCTGAACTCCCGTGGCATCGACCTGCCGACCGGCAGTCCCGACGACGCACCGGGCGACGACACGGTCTGGGCGGTCGCCGCGTGCAAGGAGGCGGCGTTCGTACGCACGCTGGAGTCCGGGGCTGTCGAGGCCTTCACCGACGTCGCTCCGGCGCTCGCCCGGCTGAGGGCGCACGGCGTGTACTGCGCGGCCGTATCGGCCTCCCGGCATGCCCGGCCGCTTCTTGGATCAGCTTCTCTTCTGAGCTACTTCGACACGGTGGTGGACGGCACGGACGCTGCCGAACTGGGACTGGCGGGCAAGCCGGACCCCGCTCTGTTCCTCGAAGCGTCCGTACGGCTCGGGATGGACCCCGCCCGCTGCGCGGTGGTGGAAGACGCCCTCGCGGGTGTCGAAGCAGGCCGGCGCGGCCACTTCGGCCTCGTCATCGGCCTCGACCGGGCGACGAGCCCCGCCACCGCGGGGGCACTACGGGAACGCGGGGCGGACCTGGTCGCCGCCGAACTCCTCACGGTCGCCGACCTCGTCTGCGGGGCAGGACCGTGA